A stretch of DNA from Thioalkalivibrio sp. XN279:
GCTCGCGGAACGCCGGCCAGTGTTCGGCGGCGATATCGGGGTGCGTGGAGGCCATGCGGCGGAAGCCGTACAGGACCAGGGCGCGCTGGCGCGGGTCGTCGCGCCGGCCGGAAGGCGTGCGCAGGCGGCCGACCGGGTCGTCGTGCACTGCCTGCCAGCGCGTCACCTCGGCCAGCGCGGCGTCGCCCAGCGGTCGCGCCAGCCAGCGCGCGAGGCGGAACTCCCCGGCCTCCAGCGCCAGTTCCATGCGGGCGCGTCGCGTGGCGTCGTCGATGCCGTCGCGGGCGGCGAACCATGCGAAGGCCGGATCACAGGCATCGGGCTGGCTGGTGGGGGCCGTCCAGCGCGCGCGCACCGCGTCCTCCAGGCCCTCGCTGCGTCCCAGCGCGATGCGCGCGGTGAAGGCATGGCACTCGAGCACCGTGTCGCGGGTGCCGGCGTAATGCGCCTCGTACAGCGCCAGGTAGTCGCGCCAGGCCTTGCGCCGTGCCAGCGAGGCCGCCCACTGGCGTCGCAACGCCGGTGCGAAGCCGAGCTCTGCATGCGCGGCGAGGAACTGCGCGACCTCGGCGTCGGGCACCTGCCCGAGGCGGCTGCGCAGCCAGGCGGCGCGCAGGTCGGGCAGCAGGGGATAGCCGTCGAGCTCGGCCAGCCGCGCGTCCACCCCGGCCCATTGCCCGGCCTCCGCCAGCGGCAGGACGGCGCGGAACACCTCCCGCTGGGCTTCCAGCCTGGCGTCGGAAGCCATGTTCGCGCTCGCGGGCGTGCCGGCGCTGAGCAGCGCCAGCAGGATGAGCAGGCCGATGTGGGGCATGTGTGCGGGGCTCCCGGGCGCGACGCGCCCTCGCGGGGTGAGTGGCGAACCATTATGCTCGCGTCCCAGTCGTTCTCAACCGGAGCGCGGATGCCGGCGCCGCTCGTCCTGCTGTTGCTGTTCCCTGCCATCGGCGCGCTCTCGGGCCTGCTGGCGGGCCTGTTCGGCATCGGCGGCGGGCTGGTGATCGTGCCGGCGCTGAATGCCGCCTTCGTGGCCGGGCTGGTGGCGGTCGACCCCGCGGTGCGCATGCACGTCGCCATCGGCAGTTCGCTGGCGGTGATCGTGTTCACGGCCGTATCCTCGGTGCGCGCGCACCACGGTTACGGCGCCGTGCTGTGGCCCGCGGTGCGCGGGCTGGCGCCCGGCGTGGTGGTCGGCGCGCTGCTCGGCGCATGGGTGGCGGATGCGTTGGCGACGCGCGCGCTGGAGGTGGTGTTCGGCGTCTTCGTGCTGCTGATGGCGGCGCACATGGCGCTGTCGCCGCGCGTGGCAGCGGCCGAGGTCCAGCGCATGCCCGGGCTGGCGAAGAACCTCGGCGCCGGCGCCGGAATCGGCACCGTCTCGGCGCTGGGCGGCATCGGCGGCGGCATCATGACGGTGCCTTACCTGGCGTGGCACGGCGTGCCGTTGCGCACCGCGGTGGGCACCGCGGCCGCCTGCACGCTGCCGGTGGCGCTGTCCGGGGCCGCAGGCTATGCGTGGGCGGGGTGGACGGCACAGACGCCGCCGTGGTCGCTCGGTTACCTGTACTGGCCCGCCATCGCGGGCATTGCCGTGGCGGCGGTCCTCACCGCGCCGCTGGGCGCGCAGCTGGCGCACCGTCTGCCGGTGCGCCAGCTGCGCCGGTTGTTCGCCCTGCTGCTGGTCGTCGTCGCCGTCGACATGCTGCGCGGCTGACGCGTCCCGCCCAGGGCCCTGCTCAACGGATGGGCAGGATCAGGTTGGCGTTGCCGCGGCGGATGTTGAGCAGCAGCGACTGGCCCTCCGCCGCATGGCTGCGCAAGTCCGCCAGGTTCTCCACCTTCTGGCGGTTGACGCCGGTGATGATGTCGCCGGGACGCAGGCCGCGCTGCGCGGCCGGGCTGCCCGGCGCCACGTTCGCGACCAGCACGCCGGC
This window harbors:
- a CDS encoding sulfite exporter TauE/SafE family protein, which gives rise to MPAPLVLLLLFPAIGALSGLLAGLFGIGGGLVIVPALNAAFVAGLVAVDPAVRMHVAIGSSLAVIVFTAVSSVRAHHGYGAVLWPAVRGLAPGVVVGALLGAWVADALATRALEVVFGVFVLLMAAHMALSPRVAAAEVQRMPGLAKNLGAGAGIGTVSALGGIGGGIMTVPYLAWHGVPLRTAVGTAAACTLPVALSGAAGYAWAGWTAQTPPWSLGYLYWPAIAGIAVAAVLTAPLGAQLAHRLPVRQLRRLFALLLVVVAVDMLRG